The following are encoded together in the Phragmites australis chromosome 19, lpPhrAust1.1, whole genome shotgun sequence genome:
- the LOC133900509 gene encoding uncharacterized protein LOC133900509 isoform X1: MAGNNGAQVPRFGDWKATDGGQGQFTMYFENARKQRKSPSGIAPPPEVLPARMGTIPAAHRTPPRAADVNPGNPKDRTNRSRSQGMAPSGNGGTVPTWGQWNEGNSGGGAQQYTLVFDQLRDERKSAPPTPSIEELQRRTPPRPTRHDLYDHEPKKFTCFGMCLK; the protein is encoded by the exons ATGGCG GGCAACAATGGCGCGCAGGTGCCAAGGTTTGGCGACTGGAAGGCCACTGACGGTGGGCAAGGCCAATTCACCATGTATTTTGAGAATGCTAGGAAGCAGCGAAAGAGCCCCAGTGGCATAGCTCCTCCACCTGAGGTGCTTCCAGCTCGCATGGGCACCATCCCAGCTGCTCATAGAACCCCTCCTCGTGCCGCCGATGTCAACCCCGGAAATCCTAAGGATCGCACCAACCGCTCGCGTAGCCAAGGCATG GCACCGAGTGGGAATGGCGGCACAGTGCCAACGTGGGGTCAGTGGAATGAGGGCAACAGTGGTGGGGGCGCCCAGCAGTACACACTCGTCTTTGACCAGCTAAGGGACGAGAGGAAGAGTGCTCCTCCTACACCTAGCATTGAGGAACTACAACGGCGTACTCCTCCTCGACCTACTCGTCACGATCTCTATGACCATGAACCCAAG AAATTCACATGCTTTGGGATGTGTTTGAAGTAA
- the LOC133900509 gene encoding uncharacterized protein LOC133900509 isoform X2, with amino-acid sequence MAGNNGAQVPRFGDWKATDGGQGQFTMYFENARKQRKSPSGIAPPPEVLPARMGTIPAAHRTPPRAADVNPGNPKDRTNRSRSQGMSGNGGTVPTWGQWNEGNSGGGAQQYTLVFDQLRDERKSAPPTPSIEELQRRTPPRPTRHDLYDHEPKKFTCFGMCLK; translated from the exons ATGGCG GGCAACAATGGCGCGCAGGTGCCAAGGTTTGGCGACTGGAAGGCCACTGACGGTGGGCAAGGCCAATTCACCATGTATTTTGAGAATGCTAGGAAGCAGCGAAAGAGCCCCAGTGGCATAGCTCCTCCACCTGAGGTGCTTCCAGCTCGCATGGGCACCATCCCAGCTGCTCATAGAACCCCTCCTCGTGCCGCCGATGTCAACCCCGGAAATCCTAAGGATCGCACCAACCGCTCGCGTAGCCAAGGCAT GAGTGGGAATGGCGGCACAGTGCCAACGTGGGGTCAGTGGAATGAGGGCAACAGTGGTGGGGGCGCCCAGCAGTACACACTCGTCTTTGACCAGCTAAGGGACGAGAGGAAGAGTGCTCCTCCTACACCTAGCATTGAGGAACTACAACGGCGTACTCCTCCTCGACCTACTCGTCACGATCTCTATGACCATGAACCCAAG AAATTCACATGCTTTGGGATGTGTTTGAAGTAA